A genomic window from Hyla sarda isolate aHylSar1 chromosome 8, aHylSar1.hap1, whole genome shotgun sequence includes:
- the SNN gene encoding stannin yields the protein MSIMDHNPTTGVVTVIVILIAIAALGALILSCWCYLRLQKLSQSEDEESIVGEGETKEPFLLVQYSAKGPRVEKKIKLTPNGTDTHS from the coding sequence ATGTCTATAATGGACCATAATCCCACCACTGGCGTGGTTACTGTTATAGTTATTCTTATTGCCATAGCTGCCCTCGGTGCCTTAATTCTGAGTTGCTGGTGTTACCTTCGTTTGCAAAAGCTCAGCCAGTCAGAGGATGAGGAGAGCATTGTTGGAGAAGGAGAGACCAAAGAGCCTTTTCTCTTGGTTCAGTACTCTGCCAAAGGACCTCGGGTGGAGAAGAAAATAAAGCTGACACCGAATGGCACAGACACACACAGCTAA